The sequence ATAAGCCAAACGCTCTAGGGCGGTAACTTCCTTTGGGTTATGATCGTTCTGTCTAAATACACGATCCATGAGATAAAGGCCCCAACCATCAGGGAGACTATCTCCAAATACCCCATGAATGCCGTAATGCGGCCCTCTAGGCGCAACTTGTAGGCTTGTATCAGCCTTTAAATTGAACGGAGCCAGAGAGGTTGAGTGAGCGCCTAAATAAGCCTCATCAAATTGAAAGAAGCTTTGCTTACTATTTTCAACTAGCTTGCCGACAAATACCTTTTCACCTGTGCTAAGCGTTCGTTTTACGGTTAGGGCTGATTTAAGCATATCGAAGCACATCCTCTATTGATTTAAATTCAGGCTCAGACGACTTTGTTAGCTCTTTCACTTTTTTCAAGTCACCGACTGTCTCATAAAGCATGAGGAACTGACGCAATGAGATGTTGCCAGATGACTCAAACTTTCGGATCGTCGCGTAAGGTACGCCAGAGAGATCGGCCATCTTCTGAACACTGAGTTTATCTTTTTTCCGAGCAGACTTGATAAACTCTTTGAGTTCCATCTGCAAATCATAAGCGGTATAAAGAGATAACATACATGCCTCGTAAGTTGCTATTATGGTATCAATTATAACGCCAATCATAGTCTAATTGCTATTATTGTAGCAAATATAGAGTAATGACAATCATTACTTCATTAACACGAATGACAAAAAAATTCCATCACTGTGACGGGTCTCCATTGCTACTATAGTGACAAATTAAGGTTTTTTTGGCATTATTTGCTACCATTATAGCAGATTAAAAAACAAGGCTTTATGCACCCATTAGCTGTTTCACAAGAGCATACCTTGCTTTACATTCAGGTCGATCAACTAGCTGTGATGGCATTAGATTAGATATGAGAAAAGACAGGTTATCAATAATAGTAGAGCTTCTACTCCAACGCAGTTTGGGGCAGATCTGAGCTAGCTGGCACTTTTTGAGAAAAGTGCCACGAGTAAAACTTCAGATCGATGAAGCCTCTGGACATAACTGCGTTACAAAGCGACTTATGTGAAGGTTGGGACACAACTATCGGGCGGGAAAACAAGTTAAGTCAGATAGAAGCACAAGCTACTCAGAGTTCTCTATTACGACGAATCACCAAACGGCACCCTAATGGATTAAGATTAATAGCCTCGCATGCGGGGCTTTTTCTTGCATAATAAACACAAAGCGCACTCTTAATGCCTTTTTTTACGGTCACTACGTGTTATAAATGTTCACTATGACCGTTTTTAAAGGCATTACATGCTCTGATATTTTTTGTTATCATTGCTTTGTAATGATTGCTTTTTAAGTCATAATATATATTAAACTTACTTAACGATTGAATTTTAGGTCATTATGATGAAGTCGAATATATACGCAATGTCAGATGAAGCACTGATCAGTGAACTTGGCCGTCGAATCGAAAGACGAAGGCTCGATCACCGTTCGTCACTTACTCAAGCACAGTTAGCTAAAAAGGCCGGAATCAGCCGGTCAACATACCAAAATATGATAGAGGGTAGATCAACCCTAATAAACGTCATCAAGGTACTCAGAGTGTTAGATTCATTGGAAGGCATTGAATCTTTCCTACCAGACCCTGGAATTAGCCCAGTACAACTTCTCAAAATGAAAGGGAAAGTACGCCAAAGGGTAAAGCTGGCCTCAACGCCACAACAACCTAAAGAGGAGGACTTAGATTGGTAGGCAAGAAATACGACACAGCAAAAGTCAGTATATTCGGTAAAGATGTCGGCGCTCTAGCTGAAGATACTACGACCGGAATCGTTAGCTTTGAATACTTCGATGAGTGGCTAAAAACTGGGTTTGCCATTTCACAAAGACTCCCTCTTGAGGCTGGCACGTTTAGTTTTCCCACTCTGAATTATCCAACCTATAAAGGCCTACCTGCAGCCTTCGCAGATACTCTACCCGATGACTTTGGTAATGCCGTAATCAATGCCTGGCTTGCACGCCAGGGCCGAGACCCACAATCTTTCAGTGCATTGGAAAGACTGCTCTATACCGGTTCACGAGGTATGGGAGCTCTTGAGTACACACCCGCATTAGCTGACACGAATAAAAAACAAGATGAATCAATTAAACTCGACTCACTTGTGGCAATGGCGCAACTCGTCCTTGACGAAAGAAACAACCTAGATGAAACCATCATCAATGAGCAGGAAGCGGAGCAAGCCTTAACTGGCATCCTTCAAGTCGGCACCTCAGCTGGCGGTGCTAGAGCTAAAGCTGTTATCGCAGTCAACTCAGATCGCACGCAAATACGCTCAGGTCAGGTAAA comes from Vibrio lentus and encodes:
- a CDS encoding helix-turn-helix domain-containing protein yields the protein MLSLYTAYDLQMELKEFIKSARKKDKLSVQKMADLSGVPYATIRKFESSGNISLRQFLMLYETVGDLKKVKELTKSSEPEFKSIEDVLRYA
- a CDS encoding helix-turn-helix transcriptional regulator, which translates into the protein MKSNIYAMSDEALISELGRRIERRRLDHRSSLTQAQLAKKAGISRSTYQNMIEGRSTLINVIKVLRVLDSLEGIESFLPDPGISPVQLLKMKGKVRQRVKLASTPQQPKEEDLDW